Proteins encoded by one window of Chondromyces crocatus:
- a CDS encoding choice-of-anchor L domain-containing protein → MRISPSGRFALTSLLISAGCAAFVACSAVGGDNGFGPSGGNPSGAGGGGTGGDDINLTSGAGGSAGGPLTSEPSCVGVDPNIDNDGDGWTGAAGDCNDCTAQMNPGAMDYPGNNIDEDCNGFVDDNPTSCDTGLPLTGDARTGARAMGFCKEAVGQSWGLLDAQWVTSDGQPRNSTSFNLGYGILSGFGPTVQPQEGQRLLALSSGTARQPSDNGYRSPMGYDKGYSTPAPPGYPKESPACPGVVTGTPYDSAALRVVVRTPTNSKSLRFKLNFYTYEFPEYVCDEYNDFFVAMLTPQLANTPDANISFDGQGNTISVNAGFLQVCHPQFAGGRNFPCPLGPGQLAGTGFDFVNNSAATGWLQTTAPIENPGQEITLLFTIWDSGDGVLDSTVLLDDFAFEAVPADTETQPVPPPQ, encoded by the coding sequence ATGCGCATCTCCCCTTCAGGGCGTTTCGCCCTCACTTCTCTTCTGATCTCTGCTGGCTGCGCAGCGTTCGTCGCTTGCAGCGCCGTGGGCGGTGACAACGGCTTCGGCCCGAGCGGTGGCAACCCCTCGGGGGCCGGCGGGGGCGGCACGGGCGGCGACGACATCAACCTCACCAGCGGCGCGGGCGGCAGCGCGGGCGGCCCGCTGACCAGCGAGCCCTCCTGCGTGGGCGTCGACCCGAACATCGACAACGACGGCGACGGCTGGACCGGCGCGGCGGGCGACTGCAACGACTGCACCGCGCAGATGAACCCCGGCGCCATGGACTACCCGGGCAACAACATCGACGAGGACTGCAACGGCTTCGTCGACGACAACCCGACCTCCTGCGACACGGGCCTGCCGCTCACCGGCGACGCGCGTACCGGCGCCAGGGCGATGGGCTTCTGCAAAGAAGCCGTCGGCCAGTCCTGGGGCCTCCTCGACGCGCAGTGGGTGACCTCGGACGGGCAGCCCCGCAACTCCACCTCGTTCAACCTCGGCTACGGCATCCTCTCCGGCTTCGGTCCCACCGTGCAGCCCCAGGAAGGCCAGCGGCTCCTCGCGCTGTCGTCCGGCACCGCGCGTCAGCCCTCCGACAACGGCTACCGCTCCCCCATGGGCTACGACAAGGGCTACAGCACGCCCGCCCCTCCCGGTTACCCGAAGGAGTCGCCCGCGTGCCCGGGCGTCGTGACCGGCACGCCTTACGACTCTGCGGCCCTCCGCGTCGTCGTCCGCACCCCGACCAACTCCAAGTCCCTGCGCTTCAAGCTCAACTTCTACACGTACGAGTTCCCCGAGTACGTGTGCGACGAGTACAACGACTTCTTCGTGGCGATGCTCACCCCGCAGCTCGCCAACACGCCGGACGCGAACATCTCCTTCGACGGCCAGGGCAACACCATCAGCGTCAACGCCGGCTTCCTCCAGGTCTGCCACCCGCAGTTCGCTGGCGGCCGCAACTTCCCGTGCCCCCTCGGTCCTGGGCAGCTCGCCGGCACCGGCTTCGACTTCGTGAACAACAGCGCCGCCACCGGCTGGCTCCAGACCACGGCGCCCATCGAGAACCCCGGCCAGGAGATCACCCTGCTCTTCACCATCTGGGACTCGGGTGACGGCGTGCTCGACTCGACCGTCCTCCTCGACGACTTCGCCTTCGAAGCCGTCCCGGCCGACACCGAGACCCAGCCCGTCCCGCCGCCCCAGTAG
- the soxR gene encoding redox-sensitive transcriptional activator SoxR, whose protein sequence is MELTVGQLAERSGVAVSALRFYEAEGLIHSRRTSGNQRRYARETLRRVAFIRVSQRVGIPLSVIRDALAKLPDRRTPTTEDWERLSKAWRAELDERIVTLQRLRDELTECIGCGCLSLDHCRLANPYDVLAKEGSGPRRWLCAKACDGGTCASSVEG, encoded by the coding sequence ATGGAACTCACGGTGGGACAGCTCGCGGAGCGGAGCGGCGTGGCCGTCTCGGCGCTCCGGTTCTACGAGGCCGAAGGGCTCATCCACAGCCGGCGCACCTCGGGCAACCAGCGGCGCTATGCGCGCGAGACGTTGCGGCGGGTCGCGTTCATCCGGGTGTCACAGCGCGTGGGCATCCCGCTGAGCGTCATCCGGGACGCGCTCGCGAAGCTGCCGGATCGCCGGACGCCGACGACCGAGGACTGGGAGCGGCTGTCGAAGGCGTGGCGCGCAGAACTCGACGAGCGCATCGTCACCCTCCAGCGGCTACGCGACGAGCTGACCGAGTGCATCGGATGCGGCTGTCTGTCCCTGGATCACTGCCGGCTCGCCAACCCGTACGACGTGCTCGCCAAGGAGGGGAGCGGGCCGAGGCGATGGCTCTGCGCGAAGGCTTGCGATGGGGGGACGTGCGCGTCTTCCGTCGAGGGATGA
- a CDS encoding NADPH-dependent FMN reductase, with protein sequence MNDDTSLTIGVILASLREGRMGAVFADWIADVLARREGITPEILDLRDWAFAPFGQDTVAGARDAPLPGPSLEERWRATIARLDAFIIVTPEFNHGYPGNLKNALDVVGTPWSHKPVSFVGYGYSAAGARAVEQLRLVAIELRMVPIRDELDMRLGGYAADARGVPVEPGILRQAEKLTDELSWFGRLLREGRQRRGAEATAR encoded by the coding sequence ATGAACGACGACACCTCGCTCACCATCGGCGTCATCCTGGCGAGCCTGCGCGAGGGCAGGATGGGCGCGGTCTTCGCCGACTGGATCGCCGATGTACTCGCCCGCCGCGAGGGCATCACGCCCGAGATCCTCGACCTGCGTGACTGGGCCTTCGCTCCCTTCGGACAGGACACCGTGGCGGGAGCGCGTGACGCTCCCCTGCCTGGCCCTTCGCTCGAAGAGCGCTGGCGGGCGACGATCGCGCGCCTGGACGCCTTCATCATCGTCACGCCGGAGTTCAACCACGGCTACCCGGGCAACCTGAAGAACGCGCTCGACGTGGTGGGCACCCCCTGGAGCCACAAGCCCGTCAGCTTCGTGGGCTACGGCTACTCGGCGGCCGGCGCGAGGGCGGTGGAGCAGCTCCGCCTCGTGGCCATCGAGCTGCGGATGGTGCCCATCCGTGACGAGCTCGACATGCGCCTCGGCGGGTACGCTGCCGACGCGCGCGGCGTGCCCGTGGAGCCAGGCATCCTGCGGCAAGCCGAGAAGCTCACCGACGAGCTGTCGTGGTTCGGGCGGCTGCTGCGCGAAGGTCGGCAGCGCCGAGGCGCCGAGGCGACGGCGCGCTGA
- a CDS encoding Gfo/Idh/MocA family protein codes for MTNRIGVGIIGANPDRGWAVTAHIPALKALPAYEVRAVSTTRRATADATARRFGIPHAFADHHALVEHPDVDLVVVSVKVPRHHELVTTALNAGKHVYCEWPLGNGLAEADALRALAHEKGVHHAVGLQARAAPVIRQIRDLIARGDLGQILSTSAVASGRRWGGDIDTAGAYLLDHRNGATLLSIPGGHFLDALCHCLGEFRELSATIATRRTEAILTDTSGTVPFDTPDQIALSGVLQSGTVASLHLRGGLSRGTNLLWEINGTEGDLVITGPSGHVQMVDLRLQIARGKDAPLVDLPIPQEHHATTAQVPSGSPFNVAQLYALLAEDILKGTHHAPNFDAAVTRHEMLDAIERAAQTGTRQQLSAAP; via the coding sequence ATGACGAACAGAATCGGCGTGGGCATCATCGGCGCAAACCCGGACCGCGGCTGGGCCGTCACGGCGCACATCCCTGCACTGAAGGCGCTGCCCGCCTACGAGGTCCGCGCCGTCAGCACCACGCGACGAGCGACGGCCGACGCCACCGCCAGACGGTTCGGCATCCCGCATGCGTTCGCCGACCACCACGCCCTGGTCGAGCACCCCGACGTCGACCTCGTGGTGGTCTCCGTCAAGGTCCCCCGCCACCACGAACTCGTCACCACCGCCCTGAACGCGGGCAAGCACGTCTACTGCGAGTGGCCCCTCGGCAACGGCCTCGCCGAAGCCGACGCCCTGCGCGCCCTCGCCCACGAGAAGGGCGTCCACCACGCCGTCGGCCTTCAGGCACGCGCGGCCCCCGTCATCCGCCAGATCCGCGATCTCATCGCCCGCGGCGACCTCGGCCAGATCCTCTCCACGAGCGCCGTCGCCTCGGGCCGCCGCTGGGGCGGCGACATCGACACCGCCGGCGCCTACCTCCTCGATCATCGCAACGGCGCGACCTTGCTCTCCATCCCCGGCGGCCACTTCCTCGACGCCCTCTGCCACTGCCTCGGCGAGTTCCGCGAGCTCTCCGCCACGATCGCCACCCGCAGGACCGAAGCCATCCTCACCGACACGAGCGGCACCGTCCCCTTCGACACCCCCGACCAGATCGCCCTGAGCGGCGTCCTCCAGAGCGGCACCGTGGCCTCCCTGCACCTCCGCGGCGGCCTGAGCCGAGGCACCAACCTGCTCTGGGAGATCAACGGCACCGAAGGCGACCTCGTCATCACCGGCCCCTCCGGCCACGTCCAGATGGTCGACCTCCGCCTCCAGATCGCCCGCGGCAAGGACGCCCCCCTCGTCGACCTCCCCATCCCCCAGGAACACCACGCGACCACCGCCCAGGTCCCCTCGGGCTCCCCCTTCAACGTCGCCCAGCTCTACGCCCTCCTCGCCGAGGACATCCTGAAGGGCACACACCACGCTCCGAACTTCGACGCCGCCGTCACCCGCCACGAGATGCTCGACGCCATCGAGCGCGCCGCCCAGACCGGCACCCGCCAGCAGCTCTCCGCGGCTCCCTGA
- a CDS encoding serine/threonine protein kinase: MSAAAPISVLGRYAIYEPIAAGGMARVYLGRQLGAAGFARTVAIKRMLPHLVEEQRLVTMFIDEARLAARIRHPNVVSILDVVSNGTELFLVMEYVVGDALFAIQRTLQKSGARVPPEIASSIVSSVLYGLHAAHEAVTEEGTPLGLVHRDVSPQNILVGVDGITRVLDFGVAKAAGRLQQTTQRGQLKGKLGYVAPEQLQTTMEVTRHADVYATGVVLWELLAGQRLFQGDNQGAVMLSILEGRIPSLAEVAPWVDAGLVRVVERAVARAAEERFASALEMANALERALSPASPGRVAAWVQEVAREVLAARAAVVTRVERAPLPLEVEDAPFSQRGSAPELPPPSSVSPWSDRLGPGPLLTPNPPSTLAPGAPSTLAPAASPGVRARPSRRRWMALAFGCAFAALLVAFAVRLGASSAGVWGGQGEPSVGSDGREGVAQHAQAAVPGSAPPVPVTEVASPDTAPDVSAGPGDQELRAGGPTEQPDGGTLDAGAAAVSTTVARPKNPCDPPYYVDKEGIQRVKRSCFPR; this comes from the coding sequence GTGTCTGCGGCCGCTCCGATCTCCGTGCTTGGCCGGTACGCGATCTACGAACCGATCGCGGCGGGGGGGATGGCGCGGGTGTACCTCGGGCGGCAGCTCGGCGCGGCTGGGTTCGCTCGGACCGTGGCGATCAAGCGGATGCTCCCGCACCTGGTCGAAGAGCAGCGGCTCGTGACCATGTTCATCGACGAGGCGCGGCTCGCGGCGCGCATCCGGCACCCGAACGTGGTGTCGATCCTCGACGTGGTCTCCAACGGGACGGAGCTGTTCCTGGTGATGGAGTACGTGGTGGGCGACGCGCTGTTCGCCATCCAGCGGACGCTGCAGAAGAGCGGCGCGCGGGTGCCGCCGGAGATCGCGTCGAGCATCGTCTCGAGCGTGCTGTACGGGCTGCACGCGGCGCACGAGGCGGTGACGGAGGAGGGGACGCCGCTCGGCCTGGTACACCGCGATGTGTCGCCGCAGAACATCCTGGTGGGCGTCGACGGGATCACGCGGGTGCTGGACTTCGGCGTGGCCAAGGCTGCCGGGAGGCTGCAGCAGACGACGCAGCGAGGGCAGCTCAAAGGCAAGCTCGGGTACGTGGCGCCAGAGCAGCTCCAGACCACGATGGAGGTGACGCGTCACGCGGACGTGTACGCGACCGGCGTGGTGCTGTGGGAGCTTCTGGCGGGCCAGCGGTTGTTCCAGGGGGACAACCAGGGCGCGGTGATGCTGAGCATCCTGGAGGGGCGCATCCCGTCACTCGCGGAGGTGGCGCCGTGGGTCGATGCGGGGCTCGTCCGGGTGGTGGAGCGGGCCGTCGCGCGCGCTGCCGAGGAGCGCTTCGCTTCGGCGCTGGAGATGGCGAACGCGCTGGAGCGTGCGCTCTCGCCTGCGTCGCCCGGGCGGGTGGCGGCGTGGGTGCAAGAGGTGGCGCGTGAGGTGCTCGCCGCGCGTGCCGCGGTGGTCACCCGGGTGGAACGGGCGCCGTTGCCACTGGAGGTGGAGGACGCGCCGTTCTCTCAGCGTGGCAGCGCGCCGGAACTCCCCCCACCGAGTTCGGTCTCTCCCTGGTCGGACCGGCTGGGTCCGGGCCCGCTGCTGACGCCGAACCCTCCCTCGACGCTGGCGCCAGGTGCTCCCTCGACGCTGGCGCCGGCCGCGAGCCCGGGGGTGCGCGCGCGTCCCTCGCGCCGTCGGTGGATGGCGCTGGCCTTCGGCTGCGCGTTCGCCGCGCTGCTCGTGGCGTTCGCGGTGCGGCTCGGCGCGAGCAGCGCGGGCGTGTGGGGAGGGCAGGGGGAGCCTTCGGTCGGGAGCGATGGCCGTGAGGGCGTCGCGCAGCACGCCCAGGCGGCCGTCCCGGGGAGCGCGCCGCCGGTGCCCGTGACGGAGGTCGCCTCGCCGGATACGGCTCCCGACGTGTCCGCGGGTCCGGGAGATCAGGAACTGCGCGCCGGAGGGCCCACAGAGCAGCCCGACGGAGGTACGCTCGACGCAGGGGCGGCGGCTGTCTCCACGACCGTCGCGCGTCCCAAGAACCCATGCGATCCTCCCTACTACGTCGACAAAGAGGGAATTCAGCGCGTGAAGCGCTCCTGTTTTCCTCGCTGA
- a CDS encoding carboxypeptidase regulatory-like domain-containing protein — protein MALGVALALSSVQVAAAAESDESDACVSSYENSQQLRRNQDLVHAKAELRLCLGTCPRLLARDCERWLKEVEPQIGRVTPSIVDDEGHAVEGATLLIDGEPVRIDRQGAVEVNPGRHTIRAESPGLQASEQEVEVKAGERAPLTLTLTRPPRPQVPPPVAPPPVVVSSTPVLGLTLGGAGLLGLGVGGALAVFGHLERSSLLDECAPFCKQAEADAVRRLWIAGGVSAGVGAVLLGVGMGLILAKPSEEARVIQPVAHILPGSASLGVLGRF, from the coding sequence GTGGCCCTGGGCGTGGCGCTCGCGCTCTCGTCGGTGCAGGTCGCTGCCGCGGCCGAGAGCGATGAGAGCGATGCTTGCGTGAGCTCGTACGAGAACTCGCAGCAGCTCCGCCGCAACCAGGATCTGGTGCACGCGAAGGCGGAGCTGCGGCTCTGCCTCGGGACGTGTCCCCGGTTGCTGGCGCGGGACTGCGAGCGGTGGCTGAAAGAGGTGGAGCCGCAGATCGGGCGGGTGACGCCGTCGATCGTGGACGACGAGGGCCACGCGGTCGAAGGCGCGACGCTGCTGATCGATGGGGAGCCAGTCCGCATCGATCGGCAAGGCGCGGTCGAGGTGAACCCGGGGCGCCACACGATCCGCGCGGAGTCTCCTGGGCTCCAGGCGTCCGAGCAGGAGGTCGAGGTGAAGGCGGGGGAGCGGGCGCCCCTCACGTTGACGCTCACTCGGCCTCCGCGCCCGCAGGTGCCCCCGCCGGTGGCACCTCCGCCGGTCGTCGTGTCGTCGACGCCGGTGCTCGGGTTGACGCTGGGGGGCGCAGGGTTGCTGGGGCTGGGGGTCGGTGGAGCGCTCGCGGTGTTCGGTCACCTGGAGCGCTCGTCCCTCCTCGACGAGTGCGCGCCCTTCTGCAAGCAAGCCGAGGCCGATGCGGTGCGGCGGCTGTGGATCGCAGGTGGCGTGAGCGCCGGGGTGGGCGCGGTGCTTCTCGGGGTGGGCATGGGACTCATCCTCGCGAAACCTTCGGAGGAGGCGCGGGTGATCCAGCCGGTGGCGCACATCCTTCCCGGGTCTGCCAGTCTGGGTGTCCTGGGCCGCTTCTGA
- the ribA gene encoding GTP cyclohydrolase II yields the protein MFISEALPRPQLVICAQAPVPTRVGLFDMLVFRYGDAAHAETGLSPDHVALVMGDVRGKRGVTVRVHSECLTSEVFGSLKCDCREQLEAAQEEVARRGLGVVIYLRQEGRGIGLSSKIRAYELQSRGHDTVDANRLLGLPDDARDYQPAAAILEHLGVSSIKLMTNNPEKVDALSKLGVEITARLPAIIRPNPFSASYLDAKRRRMGHALPPTHFEEGSSLGESVADAE from the coding sequence ATGTTCATCTCCGAAGCGTTGCCCCGACCTCAGCTCGTGATCTGCGCCCAGGCGCCCGTGCCCACCCGGGTCGGGTTGTTCGACATGCTCGTGTTCCGGTACGGCGACGCAGCGCACGCGGAGACGGGGCTCTCTCCGGATCACGTCGCGCTGGTGATGGGCGACGTGCGTGGAAAGCGTGGCGTGACCGTGCGGGTCCACTCGGAGTGCTTGACCAGCGAGGTGTTCGGCTCGCTGAAGTGCGACTGCCGTGAGCAGCTCGAGGCCGCACAGGAAGAGGTGGCGCGGCGGGGGCTGGGGGTGGTGATCTACCTGCGCCAGGAAGGGCGGGGCATCGGTCTGAGCAGCAAGATCCGCGCGTACGAGCTGCAGTCCCGTGGGCATGACACGGTGGACGCGAACCGCTTGCTGGGGCTCCCGGATGATGCGCGGGACTATCAGCCGGCGGCGGCCATCCTGGAGCACCTGGGGGTCTCGTCGATCAAGCTGATGACGAACAACCCGGAGAAGGTGGACGCGCTGAGCAAGCTCGGTGTGGAGATCACGGCGCGTCTCCCCGCGATCATTCGACCGAACCCTTTCTCGGCGTCGTACCTGGATGCGAAGCGGCGCAGGATGGGCCACGCGCTGCCTCCCACGCATTTCGAGGAGGGGTCGTCCCTCGGCGAGAGCGTGGCCGACGCCGAGTGA
- the glmU gene encoding bifunctional UDP-N-acetylglucosamine diphosphorylase/glucosamine-1-phosphate N-acetyltransferase GlmU: MTADQAAPLTAVILAAGQGTRMKSPLPKVLHPLCGRPMLHYVVDAAFQAGAADVVVVVGHGRDEVSAQLASAFGDRVRTAVQETQRGTGDAVRCALPQLRPEADAVLLLCGDTPLLEAEELKALWNALSASSGPLAMLTMTLPDPTGYGRILRGADGQVLGIREHKDASPEERAITEVNPGVYVARTAFLREALTRLTTDNAQGELYLTDIVAQAATAGGTSALSTRDPGSLAGINDRAQLAAAEDVLHHRIADAWRRKGATIRTSARIDASVALDPDAIIEHGVVLRGATRIGAGAHIDVGSVLTDVVVAAGAVLKPYTVAQRSSIGEKAQIGPFSHLRPDSEIHDEAHIGNFVETKKTVVRRGAKANHLAYLGDGDIGEGANVGAGTIFCNYDGFRKHKTEIGPGAFIGSDSQLVAPIRIGAGAYVGTGTTVTRDVPDDALAIGRARQENKEGYASRLKGRLKIGK, translated from the coding sequence ATGACTGCCGACCAAGCTGCCCCGCTCACTGCCGTCATCCTCGCTGCCGGCCAGGGCACCCGCATGAAGAGCCCCCTGCCCAAGGTGCTCCACCCGCTCTGCGGCCGCCCGATGCTCCACTACGTCGTCGACGCAGCGTTTCAAGCAGGCGCCGCCGATGTCGTCGTCGTGGTCGGCCATGGACGCGACGAGGTCTCCGCCCAGCTCGCATCCGCGTTCGGAGACCGCGTCCGCACGGCGGTGCAGGAGACGCAGCGCGGCACTGGCGACGCGGTGCGTTGCGCGCTCCCTCAGCTCCGTCCCGAAGCCGACGCCGTGCTGCTGCTCTGCGGTGACACCCCCCTGCTCGAAGCCGAAGAGCTGAAGGCCCTCTGGAATGCCCTGAGCGCGTCGAGCGGCCCGCTCGCGATGCTCACGATGACGCTGCCCGATCCCACGGGCTACGGACGCATCCTGCGAGGCGCCGACGGACAGGTACTCGGCATCCGCGAGCACAAGGACGCGAGCCCCGAAGAGCGCGCGATCACCGAGGTCAACCCTGGCGTCTACGTGGCGCGCACGGCCTTCTTGCGCGAAGCGCTCACCCGCCTCACCACCGACAACGCACAGGGAGAACTCTACCTGACCGACATCGTCGCCCAGGCCGCCACCGCAGGTGGTACCAGCGCCCTCTCCACCCGCGATCCCGGCTCCCTCGCGGGCATCAACGACCGGGCCCAGCTCGCTGCCGCAGAGGACGTCCTCCACCACCGCATCGCCGACGCCTGGCGGCGAAAGGGCGCCACCATCCGCACCAGCGCACGGATCGACGCCAGCGTCGCCCTCGACCCCGACGCCATCATCGAGCACGGCGTCGTCCTGCGCGGCGCGACGCGCATCGGCGCCGGCGCCCACATCGACGTCGGCTCCGTACTCACCGACGTCGTCGTCGCCGCCGGCGCCGTGCTCAAGCCCTACACCGTGGCGCAGCGCTCGAGCATCGGCGAGAAAGCGCAGATCGGTCCCTTCTCCCACCTCCGACCGGACAGCGAGATCCACGACGAGGCCCACATCGGCAACTTCGTCGAGACGAAGAAAACGGTGGTCCGCCGCGGCGCCAAGGCGAACCACCTCGCCTACCTGGGTGATGGCGACATCGGCGAAGGCGCCAACGTCGGAGCGGGTACCATCTTCTGCAACTACGACGGCTTCCGGAAGCACAAGACCGAGATCGGCCCTGGCGCCTTCATCGGCAGCGACTCGCAGCTCGTCGCGCCCATCCGCATCGGCGCAGGAGCCTACGTCGGCACCGGGACCACCGTGACCCGTGACGTACCCGACGACGCGCTCGCCATCGGCCGTGCACGCCAGGAGAACAAGGAAGGCTACGCTTCCCGCCTCAAGGGCCGTCTCAAGATCGGGAAATGA
- a CDS encoding OmpP1/FadL family transporter, with amino-acid sequence MIGTRAGKFAGGAAALAFVIVALSKAAHAGGLYVADRGVRPLARAGAFVAGADDPGAMAYNPAGLFDSGTQFLVDGSWVNWSSDYTRRSLAQQLDPSTGEPVATYLQTFDEVSGSSPFLPIPTLAGSLRLSRAWALGVGVWAPYAALASYPEAVGGAPAPQRYALYNLRGSLLAFVGAGIAYAPTPELRLGAVVSMLTGSFRSEMAFSGCLPERFLCAPEDPDWDGAAALNAGPIFAPTGQLGVQWAPVPAWHFGLSFHLPVWVRTGGTVQTRLPASPVFERARVEGDSVDVAFDLPWTLRFGVEARVVKDLRVEVGVAWEHWSMHDAIQVTPDVALRGLPGFPEPFHVPPIALQRQFQDAVSLRVGGEYGFGWLDKRWEARGGLSFETSAVPAEYLTVLTMDAPKVTAALGLGVHLGRFRFDATFARVFAFDVDVAPEEARVTQVMPLRANPPRVPDTINGGVYSASTNVVGLGVAYKLDAL; translated from the coding sequence GTGATCGGAACTCGAGCCGGCAAATTCGCAGGGGGAGCTGCGGCGCTCGCCTTCGTGATCGTCGCGCTGTCGAAGGCGGCCCATGCGGGGGGGCTCTACGTGGCGGATCGGGGGGTGCGCCCGCTCGCCAGGGCCGGCGCGTTCGTGGCCGGTGCGGATGATCCCGGCGCGATGGCCTACAATCCGGCCGGGCTCTTCGACTCGGGCACGCAGTTTCTCGTCGATGGGAGCTGGGTGAACTGGTCGAGCGACTACACGCGGCGCTCGCTGGCCCAGCAGCTCGATCCGAGCACGGGCGAGCCGGTGGCGACGTACCTGCAGACGTTCGACGAGGTGAGCGGCTCTTCTCCGTTCTTGCCGATCCCGACGCTGGCCGGCTCGCTCCGGCTTTCGCGCGCCTGGGCGCTCGGGGTCGGGGTGTGGGCTCCGTATGCGGCGCTCGCGAGCTATCCGGAGGCGGTGGGCGGGGCGCCCGCGCCTCAGCGGTACGCGCTGTACAACCTCCGGGGGTCGCTGCTGGCGTTCGTGGGGGCGGGCATCGCGTACGCGCCGACGCCGGAGCTGCGCCTGGGGGCGGTGGTGTCGATGCTGACGGGCTCGTTCCGGAGTGAGATGGCCTTCTCGGGGTGCTTGCCCGAGCGCTTCCTGTGCGCGCCGGAGGATCCAGACTGGGATGGGGCTGCGGCGCTGAACGCGGGGCCGATCTTCGCGCCGACGGGGCAACTCGGTGTGCAGTGGGCTCCGGTGCCCGCGTGGCACTTCGGCCTGAGCTTCCACCTGCCGGTGTGGGTCCGGACGGGAGGAACGGTCCAGACACGGCTTCCAGCGTCGCCCGTCTTCGAGCGGGCGCGCGTCGAGGGAGACTCGGTGGATGTGGCGTTCGACCTGCCGTGGACGCTGCGGTTCGGGGTGGAGGCGCGGGTGGTGAAGGATCTCCGGGTGGAGGTCGGGGTGGCCTGGGAGCACTGGAGCATGCACGACGCCATCCAGGTCACCCCGGACGTGGCCCTCCGGGGGCTGCCAGGGTTCCCCGAGCCGTTCCACGTGCCGCCGATCGCGCTCCAGCGTCAGTTCCAGGACGCGGTCTCGCTGCGCGTCGGGGGGGAGTACGGCTTCGGCTGGCTCGACAAGCGCTGGGAGGCGCGCGGAGGGCTGAGCTTCGAGACGAGCGCGGTCCCGGCGGAGTACCTGACCGTGCTGACGATGGACGCGCCGAAGGTGACGGCGGCCCTGGGGCTGGGGGTACACCTGGGTCGCTTCCGGTTCGACGCGACGTTTGCGCGCGTGTTCGCGTTCGACGTGGATGTGGCGCCCGAGGAGGCGCGCGTGACGCAGGTGATGCCGCTCCGCGCCAACCCGCCGCGGGTTCCGGACACCATCAATGGGGGGGTCTACAGCGCATCGACCAACGTCGTCGGTCTGGGCGTGGCCTACAAGCTCGACGCGCTGTGA
- the pip gene encoding prolyl aminopeptidase has protein sequence MVSGAQPSPGPLPPKRTLYPELEPYRAGRLRVSDLHEIYYEESGNPRGKPVVFVHGGPGGGTEPKQRRFFDPQAYRIILFDQRGCGRSTPHACLEENTTWHLVADMETLREHLGIERWQVFGGSWGSTLGLAYAQKHPERVTELVLRGIFLLRRQEIEWFYQRGASAMFPDAWEEYLAPIPEAERSNLLMAYHRRLLSTDLTVQRTAARAWSVWEGTTSCLRQNPELIARTQGEVFSLAFARIECHYFANGGFMERETQLLDDVDRIRHIPTVIVQGRYDVVCPMESAWALHRAFPEADLRIVADAGHSALEPGTVHELIEATDRFR, from the coding sequence ATGGTATCCGGCGCCCAACCTTCCCCCGGTCCCCTCCCCCCGAAGCGCACCCTCTATCCCGAGCTCGAGCCTTACCGAGCTGGACGGCTTCGTGTCTCCGATCTCCACGAGATCTACTACGAAGAGTCCGGCAACCCGCGCGGCAAGCCGGTGGTCTTCGTCCATGGCGGGCCTGGCGGAGGCACCGAACCCAAGCAGCGGCGCTTCTTCGACCCTCAGGCGTACCGCATCATCCTCTTCGATCAGCGCGGCTGCGGCCGGAGCACGCCTCACGCTTGCCTCGAAGAGAACACCACCTGGCACCTCGTCGCCGACATGGAGACCCTGCGCGAGCACCTCGGCATCGAGCGCTGGCAGGTCTTCGGGGGCTCCTGGGGCAGCACGCTCGGCCTGGCTTACGCGCAGAAGCACCCCGAGCGCGTCACCGAGCTGGTCCTCCGCGGCATCTTTCTGCTCCGCCGGCAGGAGATCGAGTGGTTCTACCAGCGCGGCGCCAGCGCGATGTTCCCCGACGCCTGGGAGGAGTACCTCGCCCCCATCCCGGAGGCCGAGCGCTCGAACCTGCTCATGGCCTACCACCGCCGCTTGCTCAGCACCGATCTCACCGTGCAGCGCACCGCAGCCCGCGCCTGGAGCGTGTGGGAGGGGACGACGAGCTGCCTGCGGCAGAACCCGGAGCTGATCGCCCGCACCCAGGGGGAGGTGTTCTCGCTCGCCTTCGCCAGGATCGAGTGCCACTACTTCGCGAACGGCGGCTTCATGGAGCGGGAGACGCAGCTCCTCGACGACGTCGATCGCATCCGCCACATCCCCACCGTGATCGTGCAAGGCCGCTACGACGTGGTCTGCCCCATGGAGAGCGCCTGGGCGCTGCACCGCGCCTTCCCCGAAGCCGATCTCCGGATCGTGGCGGACGCAGGCCACTCCGCCCTCGAGCCAGGCACCGTGCACGAGCTGATCGAAGCGACAGATCGGTTCCGCTGA